A genomic window from Candidatus Liberibacter americanus str. Sao Paulo includes:
- a CDS encoding pyridoxine 5'-phosphate synthase → MSTQVSINLNAIAMIRNRRNLPWPNLVDIGRISLLSGASGLTIHPRPDQRHIRFTDISKLRRLIDEEFPKAELNIEGYPSEKFLSLCELYKPEQVTLVPDEPDQLTSDHGWNFIENKKLLTESVSRLQSLGSRVSLFTDSEGKEEPIKAAKQTGADCIELYTGPYGACYNDPNQAIIQLEKLYITAYIAKEMHFKINAGHDLTIQNIPNLIHKIDYISEISIGHAFTATAIEHGTRKAVLLFRRACGHF, encoded by the coding sequence GTGTCTACTCAAGTATCTATCAATCTTAATGCTATAGCAATGATTCGTAATCGCCGCAATCTTCCATGGCCAAATTTAGTTGATATAGGAAGAATATCATTACTGTCAGGAGCTTCTGGTTTAACAATACATCCACGACCAGATCAACGTCATATTCGTTTTACGGACATATCTAAACTTCGTAGATTAATTGATGAAGAATTTCCAAAAGCAGAGCTGAATATCGAAGGATATCCTAGCGAAAAATTCCTTTCCTTGTGCGAACTTTACAAGCCAGAACAAGTCACTCTTGTTCCGGATGAACCTGACCAGCTCACATCTGATCATGGATGGAATTTCATTGAAAACAAAAAACTTCTCACAGAATCTGTATCCAGATTGCAATCTTTAGGATCTAGAGTATCACTTTTCACTGATAGCGAAGGAAAAGAAGAGCCTATTAAGGCCGCTAAACAAACTGGAGCCGATTGCATTGAGCTTTACACGGGACCTTATGGAGCTTGTTATAACGATCCAAATCAAGCAATTATTCAGTTAGAAAAATTATATATTACAGCTTATATTGCTAAAGAAATGCATTTTAAAATCAATGCTGGACATGACTTAACTATACAAAACATACCAAATTTAATACATAAGATAGATTATATTTCAGAAATATCAATTGGACATGCATTTACGGCAACTGCTATAGAGCATGGCACAAGAAAAGCTGTTTTGCTTTTTCGCCGTGCTTGTGGACATTTTTGA
- the ybeY gene encoding rRNA maturation RNase YbeY, whose translation MDCPRIDLQIAVEDDSWIRVVDLRSLCKNIFDEAVLLLVSKKLKSFLDVVEVSLVFTNSNAIKILNAEYRGINKPTNVLSFPSFFSLSKDNLGPMLGDIVFAYDIIEEEASLLDKKFDDYLTHIILHGFLHLLDYNHIDDKDAFIMEGLEISILDKLGIDDPYRS comes from the coding sequence ATGGATTGTCCTAGAATAGATTTACAGATTGCTGTGGAAGATGATTCTTGGATACGAGTTGTCGATTTGCGATCATTATGTAAAAATATCTTTGATGAAGCTGTTCTTTTACTTGTATCAAAAAAGTTAAAATCTTTTTTAGATGTTGTTGAGGTGTCACTTGTATTTACTAATTCTAATGCTATTAAAATACTAAATGCCGAATATCGCGGCATAAATAAACCTACAAATGTACTATCCTTTCCCTCTTTTTTTTCATTATCTAAAGATAATTTAGGTCCAATGTTAGGGGATATAGTCTTTGCTTATGATATAATAGAAGAAGAAGCTAGTTTATTAGATAAAAAATTTGATGATTATTTAACTCACATTATTTTACATGGATTTTTACACTTATTGGATTATAATCATATAGATGATAAAGATGCTTTTATAATGGAAGGATTAGAGATATCTATCCTAGATAAACTAGGTATAGATGATCCCTACCGTAGTTAG
- the rpsU gene encoding 30S ribosomal protein S21, which translates to MLVLVRDNNVEQAMRVLKKKMQGEGIPREYKMRSYYEKPSQKRVRLRSEAIRRSRKIDRKMAQREGYIASRVSRSKRK; encoded by the coding sequence GTGTTGGTATTGGTGCGTGATAATAATGTTGAGCAGGCTATGCGTGTCTTGAAAAAGAAGATGCAAGGTGAGGGAATACCACGCGAGTATAAAATGCGCAGTTACTATGAGAAGCCATCGCAAAAGCGAGTGAGGTTGAGATCTGAGGCTATCCGCAGGTCTAGAAAAATAGACCGTAAGATGGCGCAGCGTGAGGGATATATTGCGTCTAGGGTTAGTCGTAGTAAGCGTAAATAA
- a CDS encoding tetratricopeptide repeat protein, whose amino-acid sequence MMRFAVKFLLILVLFSHLGGCLYLLNDIKNRQDLDISSLSSVIRSHPRDPEGYNVRGVVYGEYGKFYEALQDFQKALHLDRLYYKAYVNRALVYYKMGNFPMALKDYNSALSINPNYSVAYIGRGDVYRTKYYNNPIKALEDFNYAIKLKTPDSAKAFYGRALVYQVLGKHEKAIDDFSKAMSLSSLYADHYNGRGISYLAIKDYNNAIEDFKIAISINPGVAKFWFNQGFAYEMHADYEDALMSYNKSLSIDYNDNKTRDAISRMKDLLKSNSFF is encoded by the coding sequence ATGATGCGATTTGCGGTTAAATTTCTTTTGATACTTGTTTTATTTTCCCATCTAGGAGGTTGCTTATACCTTTTAAACGATATTAAAAATAGGCAAGATCTTGATATTTCTTCTCTTAGCTCTGTGATTAGATCTCATCCACGTGATCCTGAAGGTTACAATGTACGTGGAGTGGTTTATGGGGAGTATGGAAAATTTTATGAGGCATTGCAAGATTTCCAAAAAGCTTTACATCTGGATAGATTGTATTATAAGGCATATGTAAATCGTGCTTTAGTATATTATAAAATGGGCAATTTCCCCATGGCGCTTAAAGACTATAATTCTGCTTTGAGCATTAATCCAAATTATAGTGTTGCTTATATAGGTAGAGGGGATGTTTATCGTACTAAGTATTATAATAATCCGATAAAGGCACTTGAAGATTTCAATTATGCTATAAAACTTAAAACTCCTGATTCTGCTAAGGCTTTTTATGGTCGTGCTCTTGTATATCAAGTTTTAGGAAAACATGAGAAGGCAATAGATGATTTTTCTAAAGCTATGTCATTATCATCTTTATATGCAGATCATTATAATGGACGTGGTATTTCTTACTTAGCTATTAAAGATTATAATAATGCTATTGAAGATTTTAAAATTGCCATCAGTATTAATCCAGGAGTAGCTAAGTTTTGGTTTAATCAGGGATTTGCTTACGAAATGCATGCAGATTACGAAGATGCTCTTATGTCTTATAATAAAAGCTTATCAATTGATTATAATGACAATAAAACAAGGGACGCTATTTCTAGGATGAAAGACCTATTGAAGTCTAATTCATTTTTTTGA
- a CDS encoding D-alanyl-D-alanine carboxypeptidase family protein has translation MLEKTKIVLNFILKISVMILLLINPFISISIAETDNLPYYILIDNNTGNVIKENHPDHPCHPASLTKLMTSYVVFSLLKRKKISLATPIFISKHASIQEPSKSPFNQGRVLTLDNALKLLNVKSANDIAVAIAESIYGTESKFVEQMNNIAKKMRLSSTNFMNSNGITKYGHYSTARDMAILSWRIKTEFPQYLNYFKIKGITIDGKQYPNTNWAIGTYPGADGMKTGFTCASGFNIIVSASQNEKSVIAVVLGATDRNIRNNVSKNLLSIGLNNKTNKQIPNHIIKNSYKQDLSDEVTDLSAKVCISTNNSINYQAYINEVNEKKKYFDNFDVITLLDNAKSYKQANDHDKKHNTHIL, from the coding sequence ATGCTAGAAAAAACTAAAATAGTACTAAACTTTATTTTAAAAATATCAGTAATGATATTGCTATTAATTAACCCTTTTATATCTATATCTATTGCAGAGACAGATAATCTACCTTATTATATATTGATAGATAATAATACCGGAAATGTAATAAAAGAAAACCATCCTGATCATCCGTGCCATCCTGCATCTTTAACAAAGTTAATGACTTCTTATGTCGTTTTTTCCTTGCTTAAACGAAAAAAGATATCACTTGCGACACCAATTTTTATTAGTAAGCACGCCTCTATACAAGAACCATCAAAAAGCCCTTTTAATCAAGGAAGAGTGCTTACGCTTGATAACGCTTTAAAACTACTAAATGTAAAATCAGCAAACGATATAGCTGTCGCAATTGCTGAATCTATTTATGGCACAGAATCAAAATTTGTCGAACAAATGAATAATATTGCAAAAAAAATGAGACTATCATCTACTAATTTTATGAATAGTAATGGAATAACTAAATACGGACATTATTCAACAGCACGTGATATGGCAATATTATCTTGGAGGATAAAAACTGAATTCCCTCAGTACTTGAATTATTTTAAAATTAAAGGAATAACAATAGACGGAAAGCAATATCCTAACACTAATTGGGCAATTGGCACATATCCAGGTGCAGATGGAATGAAAACTGGTTTTACATGTGCATCTGGTTTCAATATAATTGTTTCCGCATCACAAAACGAAAAATCTGTTATTGCTGTAGTATTAGGAGCAACAGATAGAAATATACGTAATAACGTATCCAAAAACCTACTATCAATTGGACTTAACAACAAAACAAATAAACAAATACCTAATCACATAATTAAGAACTCTTATAAGCAAGACTTATCTGATGAAGTGACAGATCTGTCTGCAAAAGTTTGTATATCAACAAATAATTCTATTAACTATCAAGCATATATAAATGAAGTAAATGAAAAGAAAAAATATTTTGATAACTTCGATGTAATAACATTGTTAGATAATGCAAAAAGCTATAAACAAGCAAATGATCACGATAAAAAACATAATACCCATATACTATGA
- the miaB gene encoding tRNA (N6-isopentenyl adenosine(37)-C2)-methylthiotransferase MiaB has translation MLCQVVNQNVYQQRFFVKSYGCQMNVYDSSRMEDIFFAKGYGRADSIDDADLIVLNTCHIREKAAEKVYSSLGRLRKLKDERIKKGKDTIIVVAGCVAQAEGEEIINRAPIVNIVIGPQTYYRLPELLERVRFGKRVVETDYSVEDKFDSLAIVDGGYKRKRAVSSFLTIQEGCDKFCTFCVVPYTRGAEISRSLYQVVEEARKLVEKEGVREITLLGQNVNAWSGKDLNGRKLSFSDLLYEIADIKGLKRLRYTTSHPRDMNDGLVKAHGDLDVLMPYLHLPVQSGSNNILKSMNRRHTVQDYLQIIDKMRSVCPKIAISGDFIVGFPGETDADFEDTMNLVDRVCYSQAFSFKYSQRPGTPGANMSNQVDDEIKTERLLRLQKKLREQQVFFNKQFIGQIIEVLIEKRGKEGDQLIGRSPWLQSVVFNTKNCFIGDIVKIRIIDVKISTLYGELVS, from the coding sequence ATGTTATGTCAAGTTGTCAATCAGAATGTTTATCAGCAAAGGTTTTTTGTTAAGAGCTATGGTTGTCAAATGAATGTATATGATTCTTCTCGTATGGAAGATATCTTTTTTGCTAAGGGATATGGGCGAGCTGATTCTATAGATGATGCAGATCTAATAGTTCTCAATACTTGTCATATACGAGAAAAAGCTGCTGAAAAAGTTTATTCATCTTTGGGACGTTTAAGAAAACTAAAAGATGAACGTATAAAGAAGGGTAAAGATACAATAATAGTTGTTGCTGGATGTGTGGCTCAAGCTGAAGGAGAAGAAATTATAAACCGTGCTCCTATAGTTAATATAGTTATTGGTCCTCAGACTTATTATCGTTTGCCTGAATTATTGGAGAGAGTTAGATTTGGCAAAAGAGTTGTAGAAACTGATTATTCTGTAGAAGATAAATTTGATAGCCTTGCTATAGTAGATGGTGGATACAAAAGAAAGAGAGCTGTTTCTTCTTTTTTAACAATACAAGAAGGATGTGATAAGTTTTGTACATTTTGTGTGGTACCATATACTCGTGGAGCAGAGATTTCTCGCTCATTATATCAAGTTGTTGAAGAGGCTCGTAAACTAGTTGAGAAAGAGGGAGTTCGTGAAATTACTTTGTTAGGTCAAAATGTTAACGCTTGGTCTGGAAAGGATTTGAATGGTAGGAAACTTAGTTTTAGTGATTTACTGTATGAAATTGCCGATATTAAAGGCCTAAAAAGATTAAGATATACAACTAGTCATCCCAGAGATATGAATGATGGATTGGTAAAAGCTCATGGTGATTTAGATGTGCTTATGCCTTATCTTCATTTGCCGGTTCAATCTGGTTCTAATAATATATTAAAGTCTATGAATAGAAGACATACGGTACAAGATTATCTACAAATAATTGATAAGATGAGATCAGTATGTCCTAAAATTGCAATTTCTGGTGATTTTATTGTTGGATTTCCTGGAGAAACAGATGCTGACTTTGAAGATACAATGAATCTTGTTGATAGAGTGTGTTATTCACAAGCTTTTTCTTTTAAATATTCGCAGCGACCTGGTACTCCTGGTGCTAATATGTCGAACCAAGTTGACGATGAGATAAAAACAGAGCGATTATTGCGTCTTCAGAAGAAGCTTCGTGAGCAACAAGTATTTTTTAATAAACAATTTATCGGTCAAATCATAGAAGTTTTGATAGAAAAAAGAGGAAAAGAAGGTGATCAATTAATAGGTCGTTCTCCTTGGTTGCAATCTGTGGTATTTAATACAAAAAATTGTTTTATTGGAGATATTGTTAAAATTCGTATAATTGATGTTAAAATTAGTACTCTATATGGAGAACTGGTCTCATAA
- a CDS encoding GcrA family cell cycle regulator: MVWTNERIDKLKRFWSEGLSARQIALQLGGVSRNAVIGKVHRLFLSNRVKSEDRKQSSSGRKHSKSRDPSSKNQHSSNICVREYGLRAQSSVAIQKKKNKYKSKNSHEPSGVIVPISRCLRLMELTEDTCKWPIGDPFGKDFSFCGGDVNNDSPYCDYHKQLAYQKANDRRKIPANAK, encoded by the coding sequence ATGGTCTGGACTAATGAAAGAATTGATAAGCTTAAAAGATTTTGGTCAGAAGGTTTAAGTGCTAGGCAGATTGCCTTACAGCTTGGAGGTGTCAGTCGCAATGCTGTTATTGGTAAGGTGCATAGGTTATTCCTTTCTAATCGTGTCAAATCTGAGGATAGGAAACAGTCTTCATCTGGTCGTAAACACTCAAAATCAAGAGATCCTTCATCTAAGAATCAACATAGTTCCAATATTTGTGTTCGAGAATATGGTCTAAGAGCTCAATCTTCTGTTGCTATTCAAAAGAAAAAAAATAAGTATAAATCAAAGAACAGCCATGAACCTTCAGGAGTTATTGTGCCTATTTCTCGTTGTTTGAGATTGATGGAATTAACGGAAGATACATGTAAGTGGCCTATAGGTGATCCTTTTGGTAAAGATTTTTCTTTTTGTGGCGGTGATGTAAATAATGATTCTCCCTATTGTGATTATCATAAACAGCTTGCGTATCAAAAAGCGAATGATCGTCGTAAGATCCCTGCAAATGCAAAATGA
- the pyrD gene encoding dihydroorotate dehydrogenase (quinone), with product MLNIVKNITWRSLLLLDPEAAHRLSILALKSGLLSSLSVKNDPNLSVKVAGISFPNPLGMAAGYDKNAEVPLELLKIGFGFVEIGTVTPNPQSGNPRPRIFRLMNEKAIINQLGFNNKGHNEIFTSLCKIKKTAPIGVNIGANKDSKNFILDYVSGIHKFFKIASYFSINISSPNTPGLRNLQKRLNLKNLLTNIMQANEALSQQIEGIIIANTTLSRENLKNPMNYTKNGGLSGLPLFTKSTIILAKMRKRVGQNMAIIGTGGISSTEDAIEKIMAGANLIQLYTAMIYEGILLPKRIIKGLSNFLNKEKTNLEDIRGTRIEYWANKAI from the coding sequence GTGCTTAATATTGTTAAAAATATAACATGGCGTAGCTTATTACTTTTAGACCCAGAAGCGGCGCATCGTTTATCAATCTTAGCCTTAAAGTCAGGGTTACTATCATCTTTATCTGTAAAGAACGATCCGAATCTCAGTGTAAAAGTTGCTGGAATATCATTCCCTAATCCCTTAGGAATGGCAGCAGGATATGATAAAAACGCTGAAGTTCCGCTAGAATTATTAAAAATAGGCTTTGGATTTGTAGAGATAGGAACTGTTACCCCTAATCCACAATCCGGCAATCCGCGCCCTCGTATTTTTAGACTAATGAACGAAAAGGCAATAATAAATCAACTAGGATTTAATAATAAAGGACACAATGAAATATTTACAAGTCTTTGCAAAATAAAAAAAACAGCTCCTATTGGTGTCAATATAGGAGCAAATAAAGATAGCAAAAACTTTATTTTAGATTATGTATCAGGTATTCACAAATTCTTTAAAATTGCATCTTATTTTTCCATCAATATTTCATCTCCTAACACACCAGGTCTAAGAAACCTTCAAAAAAGACTAAACCTTAAAAATCTGCTTACCAATATAATGCAAGCTAATGAAGCACTTTCTCAACAAATTGAAGGAATTATTATTGCAAATACCACACTATCCCGTGAAAACTTAAAAAATCCAATGAACTATACAAAAAATGGAGGATTATCTGGACTTCCTCTTTTTACAAAATCTACAATAATCCTTGCAAAAATGAGGAAACGCGTTGGCCAAAATATGGCTATTATTGGGACTGGAGGTATATCTTCTACAGAAGATGCAATCGAAAAAATAATGGCTGGTGCAAATTTGATACAACTTTATACAGCAATGATATATGAAGGAATATTACTACCAAAGCGCATTATTAAAGGATTATCTAATTTTCTTAATAAAGAAAAAACAAACTTAGAAGATATACGTGGTACACGCATTGAATACTGGGCTAATAAAGCAATATAA
- the tsaB gene encoding tRNA (adenosine(37)-N6)-threonylcarbamoyltransferase complex dimerization subunit type 1 TsaB: MIVLALDTTGADCSVAVYDGNTNRILGSYLKTLGRGHAEHLIHAIDCALKSSAIDITQIDRIVTSLGPGSFTGVRVSIAAARGLSLCLNRPSFGVGNLEVLACSYLDVNSSRPVMVLVNMLFEKFCFQIFSKSAVPLSDPILINYDQACYEIKIFEGEIIGSGFDAINGIKGEDYYFPMDVLARLGMGKTENSPSPIYLRRPCTI, encoded by the coding sequence GTGATAGTTTTGGCGCTTGATACTACGGGAGCAGATTGTTCTGTTGCTGTTTACGACGGCAATACAAATCGTATTTTAGGTTCTTATTTAAAGACTTTAGGACGCGGTCATGCTGAGCACTTGATTCATGCTATAGATTGTGCGCTAAAATCTTCTGCAATAGACATAACTCAGATTGATCGTATTGTAACTTCATTAGGGCCGGGATCATTTACTGGAGTTAGAGTTTCTATTGCTGCCGCACGTGGTTTATCTTTATGTTTGAATAGGCCGTCTTTTGGGGTTGGTAATTTAGAGGTTTTGGCTTGTTCGTATCTTGATGTTAATTCTAGTCGTCCTGTGATGGTATTGGTAAATATGTTATTCGAAAAGTTTTGTTTTCAGATTTTTTCTAAATCAGCTGTTCCTTTATCTGATCCTATCCTTATAAATTATGATCAAGCTTGTTATGAGATTAAAATTTTTGAAGGAGAAATTATTGGATCAGGTTTTGATGCGATTAATGGTATCAAGGGAGAAGATTACTATTTTCCAATGGATGTTCTTGCTAGATTAGGTATGGGAAAAACTGAAAATTCTCCTTCACCTATTTATTTGCGTCGTCCATGTACTATTTAG
- a CDS encoding aspartate aminotransferase family protein, which produces MNSNNHLFDTYNRTNVRFIKGKGSWLFSEDGTPFLDFASGIAVNSLGHSHPALVSVLKSQADNLWHISNLYQSTAQDIFANNLAKNAFDGKVFFTNSGSESVECAIKTARRYHYMRGNKNKFRIITFEGAFHGRTLATIAAGGKPQYLEGFGPKAEGFDQVKFADLKSLEKCISKDTAAILIEPIQGEGGVRKAPIEFLRKLREICNSIDALLILDEVQTGCGRTGKLFAYEWSNITPDIMALAKGLGGGFPVGACLAKTEVAKYMNVGSHGSTYGGNALAMVTGNKVLDIIQCKDVLENVCNISKILFEGLQNIKNRFPNILLEVRGQGLLIGLKTVFHPNIMANKMQSECLLVAPASDNVVRITPPLNVTAEEINEGLKRITRAIKE; this is translated from the coding sequence ATGAACAGTAATAACCACTTGTTTGATACTTATAATCGAACAAATGTTCGTTTCATAAAAGGGAAAGGTTCATGGCTTTTCTCTGAAGATGGCACTCCTTTCCTAGATTTTGCATCTGGAATCGCAGTCAATTCACTTGGGCACTCACACCCAGCGTTAGTATCAGTATTAAAATCACAAGCTGATAATCTATGGCATATCTCAAATCTTTATCAATCAACAGCACAAGATATTTTTGCAAATAATCTAGCAAAAAACGCTTTTGATGGGAAAGTTTTCTTTACTAATTCTGGATCCGAATCAGTAGAATGTGCAATTAAAACAGCACGTCGTTATCATTATATGAGGGGAAACAAAAATAAATTCCGTATCATTACATTTGAAGGAGCATTTCATGGAAGAACCTTGGCAACAATAGCAGCGGGTGGAAAACCACAATATTTAGAGGGATTCGGCCCAAAAGCTGAAGGCTTTGATCAAGTTAAATTTGCTGACCTCAAATCTCTTGAAAAATGTATTAGCAAAGATACTGCAGCTATTTTAATAGAGCCTATACAAGGGGAAGGAGGAGTTAGAAAGGCGCCGATAGAATTTCTGCGGAAATTGCGCGAAATTTGCAATAGTATTGACGCGCTTCTCATTCTTGATGAGGTCCAAACAGGATGCGGCAGAACAGGAAAACTATTTGCTTATGAATGGTCTAATATCACACCTGATATAATGGCTCTTGCTAAAGGATTAGGCGGAGGGTTCCCAGTTGGAGCATGCTTAGCAAAAACCGAAGTGGCTAAGTATATGAATGTTGGATCACATGGATCTACATACGGAGGAAACGCATTAGCAATGGTAACAGGCAATAAAGTGCTTGATATAATTCAATGTAAAGATGTTCTTGAAAATGTTTGCAATATTTCTAAAATATTATTTGAAGGGCTACAAAATATTAAAAATCGTTTTCCTAACATACTATTAGAAGTAAGAGGACAAGGATTATTAATAGGGCTAAAAACAGTATTTCATCCAAATATTATGGCAAATAAAATGCAAAGTGAATGTTTGCTAGTAGCTCCAGCCAGCGATAATGTAGTAAGGATAACCCCCCCTTTAAATGTAACTGCTGAAGAGATAAATGAAGGGCTAAAACGCATAACTAGAGCCATAAAAGAGTAG
- the argF gene encoding ornithine carbamoyltransferase, translating to MGYPKHFLDLAHILKSDLSYIVENAKKNKSSPNQILSEKPLSGKVLAMIFEKPSTRTRVSFEVAMKHLGGETIFLSGVEMQLGRAEKISDTAKVLSRYVDAIVFRTTDHSRLLELAENAKIPVINALTDDTHPCQIMADIMTFEEHRGSIKDKLLAWTGDGNNVLHSLIEGAVSFGYILNISTPIGSEPKKSYLNWAINKGASVTLFNDSQKAVKDAHCVLTDTWISMNQEFRARAESIFHPFQVNSKLMALAHPDALFMHCLPSHRGQEVTNEVMDGHQSVVFDEAENRLHIQKSILSWCFDVI from the coding sequence ATGGGATATCCAAAGCATTTTCTTGATTTAGCACATATATTAAAATCTGATCTTTCTTACATAGTTGAAAACGCAAAAAAAAACAAATCTTCACCAAATCAAATTTTAAGTGAAAAGCCTCTGTCTGGAAAAGTGCTAGCGATGATTTTTGAGAAACCATCAACTCGTACCCGAGTATCTTTTGAAGTTGCTATGAAGCATCTAGGAGGTGAGACAATATTTTTATCAGGAGTAGAAATGCAGCTTGGACGAGCTGAAAAAATAAGCGATACAGCAAAAGTATTATCTCGTTATGTAGATGCTATAGTGTTTCGAACAACAGATCACTCACGACTACTAGAATTAGCAGAAAATGCAAAGATACCTGTGATTAACGCTTTAACCGATGACACACATCCCTGCCAAATTATGGCTGATATCATGACTTTTGAAGAGCATCGAGGATCCATAAAGGATAAACTATTAGCTTGGACCGGCGACGGTAATAATGTTCTACACTCTCTTATAGAAGGAGCAGTAAGTTTTGGCTATATATTAAACATCTCCACACCGATTGGATCAGAGCCTAAAAAATCATACTTAAATTGGGCTATAAACAAGGGAGCATCTGTAACATTGTTTAACGATTCCCAAAAAGCTGTTAAAGATGCACACTGTGTTTTAACGGATACGTGGATATCTATGAATCAAGAATTTAGAGCAAGGGCAGAAAGCATATTTCATCCATTTCAAGTGAATTCAAAACTAATGGCATTAGCACATCCTGATGCATTATTTATGCACTGCTTACCTAGTCATAGAGGGCAAGAAGTGACAAATGAAGTAATGGATGGACATCAGTCAGTAGTTTTTGACGAAGCTGAAAACAGACTCCATATTCAAAAATCTATTCTATCATGGTGTTTTGATGTTATTTGA
- a CDS encoding NifU family protein, translating to MFIQTESTPNPDTMKFIPGRVVLERGTVHFSNAEEALISPLASRIFEISGVSSVYLGYDFITVAKNTCDWDQLKPPILGVIMEHFISDSPVISDGCFDWNDSSNESYECDSNIINKIKDVLDKRVRPAVARDGGDIVFKGYREGTVFLRMQGSCSGCPSATDTLKYGVMNIMNHFVPEVNDIRLV from the coding sequence ATGTTTATACAAACCGAATCTACTCCTAATCCCGATACTATGAAATTTATTCCTGGAAGAGTTGTATTAGAGAGAGGAACTGTACATTTTTCTAACGCAGAAGAAGCTTTAATATCTCCTCTTGCATCTCGAATTTTTGAAATATCAGGCGTTTCATCTGTTTATTTAGGATATGATTTTATAACTGTTGCAAAAAATACATGTGATTGGGATCAGCTGAAGCCGCCTATTCTGGGTGTTATTATGGAGCACTTTATATCTGATTCTCCGGTTATTTCTGATGGTTGTTTTGATTGGAATGATTCAAGCAACGAAAGTTATGAATGTGATAGTAATATTATTAATAAAATAAAAGATGTGTTAGATAAACGTGTTAGGCCTGCAGTAGCTAGAGATGGCGGAGATATAGTTTTTAAAGGATATCGGGAGGGCACTGTTTTTTTAAGAATGCAAGGATCTTGTTCGGGATGTCCATCTGCCACTGATACTCTAAAGTATGGTGTTATGAACATAATGAATCATTTTGTTCCTGAAGTAAATGATATTCGCCTAGTTTAG